A stretch of Cicer arietinum cultivar CDC Frontier isolate Library 1 chromosome 5, Cicar.CDCFrontier_v2.0, whole genome shotgun sequence DNA encodes these proteins:
- the LOC101513680 gene encoding small ribosomal subunit protein cS22 → MASLLSLPNFLSLTTQPPKSSYRTYTTKFNNFKPKTTLLLQPSSLAVGISTTRRFRRHFAVAEQATVTSPKEADRKLYIGNIPRTVTNDELAQIVQEHGSVEKAEVMYDKYSKRSRRFAFVTMKTIEDANAVVEKLNGTQIGGREIKVNITEKPLTTVDLSLQAEESTFVDSPYKVYVGNLAKTVTSDSLKNLFSEKGKALGAKVSRVPGTSKSSGFGFVTFSSDEDVEAAISSFNNALLEGQKIRVNKA, encoded by the exons ATGGCTTCTCTACTCTCACTACCCAATTTCCTTTCCCTAACAACCCAACCACCAAAATCAAGTTACCGGACTTACACCACAAAATTTAACAACTTCAAACCCAAAACGACACTGTTGTTGCAACCTTCTTCTCTCGCAGTCGGAATTTCAACGACACGCCGTTTTAGGAGACACTTTGCGGTTGCTGAACAAGCCACGGTGACTTCTCCTAAAGAGGCTGATAGAAAGCTCTACATTGGTAACATTCCTCGTACTGTTACTAATGATGAACTTGCACAGATTGTTCAAGAACATGGTTCTGTTGAGAAAGCcgag GTTATGTATGATAAGTACTCTAAAAGGAGCCGTCGCTTTGCATTTGTTACAATGAAAACCATTGAGGATGCAAATGCAGTAGTTGAGAAACTCAATGGCACT CAAATCGGAGGGCGTGAGATTAAAGTGAATATAACTGAAAAACCTTTAACAACAGTAGATTTGTCACTCCAAGCTGAGGAATCCACATTTGTTGACAGTCCCTACAAGGTATATGTGGGAAATCTGGCTAAAACAGTAACATCTGATAGCCTTAAAAATTTATTCTCTGAGAAAGGAAAAGCTCTTGGTGCTAAGGTTTCACGGGTTCCTGGGACCTCAAAATCCAGCGGTTTTGGTTTTGTTACATTTTCATCAGATGAGGATGTAGAAGCTGCTATCTCATCTTTCAACAATGCT CTGTTAGAAGGGCAAAAAATCCGTGTGAATAAGGCGTAG